In Alkalihalobacillus sp. AL-G, the genomic stretch GGTGTATCGAGCAATCCCTCACGTTCTGGATCTTCCCCAATTGCTTCAAGTATCATTTTAACCGCAGTTTCTATTTTATTATGGTCCATAGTAGGTTTCCTCCATTAGCGTTATCACACAGATAATAGCACAACAATCTCCAAACGTGCAAAAAAGAAGAGTCGATGTCCGACTCTTCTTTAATGGCGCCCTATGTACGTATTACTTTACAGCGTCTTTAAGGGCTTTTCCTGGTTTGAATGCAGGAACTTTACTTGCAGCGATTTCGATTTCCTCACCTGTTTGTGGATTGCGACCCTTACGAGCTGCGCGTTCACGCACCTCAAAGTTACCGAAACCAATCAGTTGAACTTTGTCTCCACTCTTTAAAGTGCCTTCGATCGCTTCGAAAACAGCATCAACTGTTT encodes the following:
- a CDS encoding HU family DNA-binding protein → MNKTDLINSVSEQTQLSKKDVSKTVDAVFEAIEGTLKSGDKVQLIGFGNFEVRERAARKGRNPQTGEEIEIAASKVPAFKPGKALKDAVK